In Alistipes sp. ZOR0009, the following proteins share a genomic window:
- a CDS encoding D-Ala-D-Ala carboxypeptidase family metallohydrolase, whose product MKYFTIAELTSSVTAQKNNIDNTPTPQVVNNLTALADNVLDKARVALGKPIHVNCGYRSPALNAKVGGVANSQHVTGEAADIESDNNLVLAKTIFQSCPFDQLILEKPDAQGIPSWVHVSYSQKHNRKQVLKYVVENGKGVYKPYSFS is encoded by the coding sequence ATGAAGTACTTTACCATTGCCGAGCTTACAAGCAGCGTAACGGCACAAAAGAACAACATCGACAACACCCCCACCCCTCAGGTGGTAAACAACCTCACCGCTCTCGCCGACAACGTGCTCGACAAGGCAAGGGTGGCGCTAGGAAAGCCAATTCACGTAAACTGTGGCTACCGCTCTCCTGCTCTTAACGCCAAGGTTGGTGGTGTGGCCAACAGCCAGCATGTCACCGGCGAGGCGGCCGATATCGAAAGCGACAACAACCTGGTACTGGCAAAAACAATCTTTCAAAGCTGCCCATTCGACCAGCTAATCCTCGAAAAACCCGATGCTCAAGGCATCCCCAGCTGGGTACACGTTAGCTACAGCCAAAAGCACAACCGCAAGCAGGTTTTAAAGTATGTAGTCGAAAACGGTAAAGGCGTATACAAGCCCTACAGCTTTAGCTAG